One Helianthus annuus cultivar XRQ/B chromosome 12, HanXRQr2.0-SUNRISE, whole genome shotgun sequence genomic region harbors:
- the LOC110896043 gene encoding zinc finger MYM-type protein 1-like, translating into MQKNISSFFQRQPPPNIESSSSTSKPLKIVLDDLPWDPSERKPISSYHPSQKDEIRRTYLLRGPCQPKGKKTDFPQTLIGNSDKLRRFNPKWYTEKHGNWLEYSVKADKVYCLYCYLFKESGQKDAFASEGVQCWHRKEERFEIHVGKSNSFHNRAVQKGEDLLKEAQSIPAVQKKPEQNKEYRIRLSTSVILAKGLLNGGLPFRGHDESEASLYRGHFIEFLKLFEQINEEIAKYILSNAPKNCQMTAPSIQKDICNCFAEEVLKMIFEELGDDVFSLLVDESRDISKKEQMAVVLRFVDKLGFVKERYIGVVHVMETTALSLKSAIDELFAHRNLNLGRVRGQGYDGASNMSGEFNGLKTLILKENSSAYYVHCFAHQLQLVVVALANKHLEICRFFKEITDLINVVGASCKRIDLLRESQRELLALNPEVVIGSGNNQEMALTRPGDTRWSSHEKTLLRLLTLYPCVIEVLEYIETSAWEPIHKTQANGLQLYMKSFKFVFYLHLMKHILGVTNLLCVALQRKNQDILNAVELVRSTKEELQRYRLEGFDSLLKDVTSFCDKYDIEMINMEDEYVDPKNRRRKTNITNRHHFVVNNFNTVLDMQIQELGNRFNEVTTNLLTCMSSLSPHDNFSSFNKLNLLKLAEMYPYDFTFDEKDKLIDELGHYISNMKRDSRFDNLNGVSDLAKRMVETRKHIEYQLVYRLIKLSLVLPVATASVERSFSSMKLVKTELRNRMGDGYMNDSCICYIEKEFLQQVSVESVMQRFQKKKTRRQQL; encoded by the coding sequence ATGCAGAAGAATATTTCAAGTTTCTTTCAAAGGCAACCACCACCTAACATTGAATCGTCGTCTTCAACTAGTAAACCCTTGAAAATCGTTTTGGATGATCTTCCGTGGGATCCTTCCGAAAGGAAACCAATTTCATCTTATCACCCTAGTCAAAAAGATGAAATTAGACGAACATATTTGCTTCGAGGTCCATGTCAACCGAAAGGGAAAAAAACAGATTTTCCACAAACACTTATTGGTAATAGTGATAAGTTAAGACGGTTCAATCCAAAATGGTACACAGAAAAGCATGGAAATTGGTTGGAATATAGTGTCAAAGCGGATAAAGTGTATTGCTTATATTGTTACTTATTCAAAGAAAGTGGACAAAAAGATGCATTTGCGAGTGAGGGGGTACAATGTTGGCATAGGAAAGAAGAAAGATTCGAAATTCATGTTGGTAAAAGCAATAGTTTTCACAACAGGGCGGTTCAAAAAGGAGAAGACTTACTTAAAGAAGCCCAATCTATACCAGCGGTTCAAAAAAAACCCGAGCAAAACAAAGAATATAGAATCCGATTAAGTACTTCGGTTATACTCGCTAAAGGATTGTTGAATGGCGGATTACCTTTTCGGGGTCATGATGAATCTGAAGCATCCTTATATAGAGGACATTTCATAGAGTTTTTAAAATTGTTCGAACAAATAAATGAAGAAATTGCAAAGTATATATTAAGTAATGCTCCGAAGAATTGCCAAATGACGGCTCCATCAATACAAAAAGACATTTGTAATTGTTTTGCAGAAGAAGTGTTAAAGATGATATTTGAAGAGCTTGGTGATGATGTCTTTTCTTTATTAGTTGATGAATCGAGGGATATTTctaaaaaggaacaaatggccgTGGTTTTGAGATTTGTTGATAAATTAGGATTTGTGAAGGAGCGATATATTGGTGTAGTTCATGTTATGGAAACAACCGCTTTATCTCTTAAATCTGCAATTGATGAATTATTTGCTCACCGCAATTTAAATTTGGGTAGGGTTAGAGGCCAAGGATATGACGGTGCAAGCAACATGTCCGGTGAGTTTAATGGTTTgaaaactttgattttgaaagaaaattcttCGGCATATTATGTTCATTGTTTTGCCCACCAACTTCAACTTGTTGTTGTGGCCCTTGCAAACAAGCATCTTGAAATTTGTAGATTTTTTAAGGAAATAACAGATTTAATAAATGTTGTTGGTGCATCGTGCAAACGAATAGATTTGCTAAGAGAAAGTCAAAGAGAGCTTTTGGCATTGAATCCGGAAGTTGTAATTGGAAGTGGAAATAATCAAGAAATGGCACTTACAAGACCCGGAGATACACGTTGGAGCTCTCACGAAAAAACACTTCTTCGTTTGCTTACCTTATATCCTTGTGTTATTGAAGTGCTTGAATATATAGAAACTTCGGCATGGGAACCAATTCACAAAACTCAAGCAAATGGACTTCAATTATACATGAAAAGTTTCAAGTTTGTATTTTATTTACATTTGATGAAACATATCTTGGGAGTTACTAACTTATTGTGTGTCGCTCTTCAAAGAAAGAATCAAGATATTTTGAATGCAGTTGAGTTGGTTAGATCAACCAAAGAAGAATTACAAAGGTATCGACTTGAAGGCTTTGACTCACTTTTAAAAGATGTCACATCCTTTTGTGACAAGTATGATATTGAGATGATTAACATGGAAGATGAGTATGTTGACCCGAAAAACAGAAGAAGAAAGACCAATATCACCAATCGTCATCATTTTGTGGTCAATAATTTCAACACGGTTCTCGACATGCAAATTCAAGAGCTTGGAAACCGTTTTAACGAGGTAACCACTAACTTGCTTACGTGTATGAGTTCTTTGAGCCCGCATGATAATTTTAGTTCCTTTAATAAACTAAACTTGCTAAAGTTGGCCGAAATGTATCCGTATGATTTTACTTTTGATGAAAAAGATAAGCTTATCGATGAACTCGGCCACTACATTTCTAATATGAAAAGAGATAGTCGGTTTGATAACCTGAATGGGGTTAGTGATCTTGCCAAAAGGATGGTGGAAACAAGGAAACACATTGAGTATCAGTTGGTCTATCGTTTAATAAAGTTGTCACTAGTTTTACCGGTTGCAACGGCTAGTGTTGAAAGGAGTTTTTCTTCAATGAAGCTTGTGAAGACAGAATTGCGTAATAGGATGGGTGATGGATACATGAACGATTCTTGCATTTGTTACATTGAAAAGGAGTTCTTACAACAAGTTTCCGTTGAGAGTGTAATGCAACGTTTTCAAAAGAAGAAAACCCGTCGTCAACAACTTTAG